In Labrus bergylta chromosome 6, fLabBer1.1, whole genome shotgun sequence, the following proteins share a genomic window:
- the cbr4 gene encoding carbonyl reductase family member 4, with translation MSRLAVVCGGSRGIGGAVSRLLAERGCRVAVVSRNEDAARAALASLHGADHVALGCDVSKEQEVQKTFETIQKTCGNISYLVNAAGINRDALLLRSRPEDMLALLHTNLLGSMLTCRAALRSMLHTRGAAVVNIGSVVGLKGNAGQSVYSASKAGLEGFTRSLAKEVASRNIRVNLLAPGFIRTDMTSGLKEEDGARSIPLGRFGEPEEVAQAVLFLLESSYITGQVLVVDGGLQLAM, from the exons ATGTCCCGGCTGGCGGTGGTGTGTGGGGGCTCCAGAGGCATCGGGGGGGCTGTGTCCCGCCTGTTGGCAGAGAGGGGCTGCAGGGTGGCTGTCGTTTCCAGGAATGAAGATGCTGCCAGGGCTGCGCTGGCATCTTTACATGGAG CCGACCATGTGGCTCTCGGCTGTGATGTCTCCAAAGAGCAAGAGGTGCAGAAAACCTTTGAGACGATCCAGAAGACCTGCGGAAACATCTCTTATCTCGTGAACGCGGCTGGCATCAACAG GGATGCTCTGTTACTGAGGAGCAGGCCGGAGGACATGCTGGCTCTGCTGCACACAAACCTGCTGGGCTCCATGTTGACCTGCAGGGCGGCACTGCGCAGCATGCTGCACACACGCGGCGCGGCGGTTGTTAATATAG gCTCTGTTGTGGGCCTGAAAGGGAACGCTGGTCAGTCTGTGTACAGTGCCAGTAAAGCTGGTTTAGAGGGCTTCACTCGCTCTCTGGCTAAAGAAGTCGCTTCTCGTAACATCAGAGTGAACCTGCTGGCTCCAG GTTTCATCCGCACTGACATGACCTCGGGCCTGAAGGAGGAGGACGGAGCACGCTCGATCCCTCTGGGGAGATTTGGCGAGCCGGAGGAGGTCGCTCAGGCGGTCCTCTTCCTTTTGGAGTCTTCATACATTACAGGACAGGTGCTGGTGGTGGACGGAGGACTGCAGCTGGCCATGTAG